One window from the genome of Tachysurus vachellii isolate PV-2020 chromosome 5, HZAU_Pvac_v1, whole genome shotgun sequence encodes:
- the LOC132846213 gene encoding apolipoprotein A-I-like, with product MKVFVLLALAVFTGCKANLFYADEPKPQLEQLTDAFWDYVAKATHTAEESLKMIRESQLGQEVNSRITEGANAASQYAVTLQKQVNPLAQEFMSKISKEAEVLKERLEQDLTTVRDKLEPYADDLKTQIQQRVEDLRVAVAPYAESFDSEALKTTVLQKTEELRGSLEEKVKELQSQLEPYTDDLRQKVDQHLQEFQKTVAPLTEDLQAKVAERAALVQQGLAPYAEDLREKLDPYAQNLKDQLTSLYESYINTN from the exons ATGAAGGTGTTTGTACTACTGGCTCTGGCTGTGTTCACAG GTTGCAAAGCCAACTTGTTCTATGCTGATGAGCCCAAACCACAGCTGGAGCAACTGACTGATGCTTTCTGGGACTATGTTGCCAAggcaacacacactgctgaggaATCACTGAAAATGATTAGAGAGTCTCAGCTGGGCCAGGAAGTCAA CTCTAGAATTACAGAAGGTGCCAATGCGGCCAGTCAGTATGCTGTCACTCTCCAGAAACAAGTCAACCCTCTGGCCCAGGAATTCATGTCCAAAATCAGCAAGGAGGCTGAAGTTCTGAAGGAGCGTCTCGAACAGGATCTGACCACTGTGAGGGACAAACTGGAGCCCTATGCTGATGACCTGAAGACCCAAattcagcagagagtggaggATCTGAGAGTAGCCGTGGCTCCCTATGCTGAGTCCTTCGACTCTGAAGCTCTGAAAACTACTGTGCTGCAGAAGACAGAGGAGCTCAGAGGAAGTTTGGAAGAGAAAGTGAAGGAGCTGCAGTCCCAGCTGGAGCCCTATACTGATGATCTCAGGCAGAAAGTAGATCAGCATCTGCAGGAATTCCAGAAGACCGTAGCACCTCTGACTGAGGATCTTCAGGCCAAGGTTGCTGAGAGAGCTGCTTTGGTTCAACAGGGTCTGGCTCCCTATGCAGAGGACCTGAGAGAGAAACTGGACCCCTACGCCCAGAACCTGAAGGACCAGCTCACCTCTCTTTATGAGTCCTACATCAACACCAACTAA
- the apoeb gene encoding apolipoprotein Eb produces MRAVVVVLALAVIAGCHARAVPQAEEPLVKWEETVDRFWQFISELNTQGDSMVENMKSSQLSKELDTLITDTMAELNVYRANIETKLGPYTSDTTGQLKGELDLLINKLQNDMTDAKQRSTQYLQELKTMMEQNADDVKNRINTYTRKLKKRLGKDTEEIRNTMATYLGELKSRAEQNAETVKSQLEPYATQVQDGISKKLGTITEMLESQGQGVSLQLEEQAFVLKKQLEQTADSLRASLEGRIEELTSLLNPYTEKFREQLQTVMDKIKEASAAVPAPL; encoded by the exons ATGAGGGCTGTTGTTGTGGTTCTTGCACTGGCAGTTATTGCTG GCTGCCATGCTCGCGCTGTGCCCCAGGCTGAAGAGCCTCTGGTCAAATGGGAAGAGACCGTGGACCGATTCTGGCAGTTCATCTCAGAACTTAACACTCAGGGTGATTCTATGGTAGAGAACATGAAGAGCTCCCAACTCAGCAAGGAACTTGA TACTCTGATCACTGACACCATGGCTGAGCTGAATGTGTACAGGGCGAACATTGAGACCAAACTGGGCCCCTATACTTCGGACACCACAGGCCAGCTGAAGGGGGAGCTGGATCTGCTGATCAACAAGCTGCAGAATGACATGACTGATGCCAAGCAGCGCTCCACCCAGTACCTACAGGAGCTAAAGACCATGATGGAGCAGAATGCAGATGATGTCAAGAACCGCATCAACACCTATACTCGTAAGCTCAAGAAACGCCTGGGCAAGGACACAGAGGAGATCCGCAA CACCATGGCCACTTACCTCGGTGAGCTGAAGTCCCGTGCTGAGCAAAATGCCGAGACAGTAAAGAGCCAGCTTGAGCCCTATGCCACGCAGGTACAAGATGGCATCAGCAAGAAGTTGGGCACCATCACAGAGATGCTGGAAAGCCAGGGACAGGGTGTAAGCCTGCAGCTGGAGGAACAGGCCTTCGTGTTGAAAAAGCAGCTGGAGCAGACCGCCGACAGCCTGCGCGCTTCCCTTGAGGGCCGCATCGAGGAGCTCACCAGCCTCCTGAATCCCTACACCGAGAAGTTCCGTGAACAGCTCCAGACTGTCATGGATAAGATCAAAGAGGCCTCAGCTGCTGTCCCTGCCCCATTGTAA